Proteins encoded within one genomic window of Paraglaciecola psychrophila 170:
- a CDS encoding ATP-binding protein, translating into MSIRRYLTLILLSVITLVTFAAAIQGYRGSMAKATSVFDNELRSLTYVLVNITDLSTQSLAPQPDAAFIYQIWQHNQLIVSSHPELKAAMSNFKNGFAEHNFLAQRWRTYAHFFESDNKWVFVAQPLNRRFELAEKMILAAVTPLILCIPLLAIIIFLLVSTGLRPLRLLSDNLRAKKADDLSPITQQNQQNELSPVLETLNQLFERLNAAFSREKRFASDAAHELRTPLSVLKINAHNLKLALNNNSTSNANMQYLQEGIERMSHVVEQILLLNRTNPEQYQGQFKQINTASLCQNVIASLFPQIEAKRQEIELVGQSASILGDEFSLGILLQNLISNASKYSPEETLIRVTLKSLEQRVIIQVEDSGPGIDESEYKRVFERFYRIGGDRHDSNTPGCGLGLAISKHIAELHNAALKLSRSEQLSGLSVELILLQGQSSE; encoded by the coding sequence TTGTCTATTCGTCGCTATCTAACACTGATTTTATTATCTGTGATTACATTAGTCACCTTCGCGGCTGCCATCCAGGGTTACCGCGGCAGTATGGCGAAAGCAACCAGCGTATTTGATAATGAATTACGCTCTTTGACCTATGTGCTGGTGAATATTACCGACTTGAGCACTCAGTCATTAGCGCCACAACCTGACGCTGCTTTTATATACCAAATATGGCAACATAACCAATTAATAGTTAGTTCTCATCCAGAACTTAAAGCGGCAATGAGTAATTTTAAAAATGGATTTGCTGAGCATAATTTTTTAGCTCAACGTTGGCGCACTTATGCACATTTTTTTGAATCGGACAATAAATGGGTGTTTGTTGCACAACCCTTAAACCGGCGCTTTGAACTAGCAGAAAAAATGATCTTGGCTGCGGTTACACCGCTGATTTTGTGTATTCCGTTGCTAGCCATTATTATATTTTTGTTGGTCAGCACGGGTTTGCGGCCATTGAGGCTTCTATCTGACAACTTGCGCGCCAAAAAAGCCGATGACCTTAGTCCCATTACCCAGCAGAATCAGCAAAACGAACTCAGCCCAGTATTAGAAACCTTGAATCAATTATTTGAACGACTAAACGCAGCCTTTTCACGAGAAAAACGCTTTGCCTCAGACGCAGCCCATGAATTACGCACCCCATTGAGCGTCTTAAAAATCAATGCCCACAACCTAAAGTTAGCGCTAAACAATAACAGTACTTCAAACGCCAATATGCAATACCTGCAAGAAGGTATTGAGCGAATGAGCCATGTAGTAGAACAAATTTTACTGCTCAACCGAACCAATCCTGAACAATACCAAGGTCAATTTAAACAAATAAATACTGCTTCACTCTGCCAAAATGTTATAGCCAGTTTATTCCCACAAATTGAAGCAAAAAGACAAGAAATAGAACTAGTTGGTCAAAGTGCAAGCATTTTAGGTGATGAGTTTTCTCTAGGTATATTGCTACAAAATTTGATCTCCAATGCGAGTAAATACTCACCTGAAGAGACCCTAATTAGGGTGACATTGAAAAGTCTGGAGCAGCGAGTGATTATACAAGTAGAAGATTCAGGTCCAGGAATTGATGAATCAGAGTATAAAAGAGTATTTGAGCGTTTTTACAGAATTGGCGGTGACCGTCATGACAGCAACACCCCAGGGTGTGGTTTAGGTTTAGCCATTTCT
- a CDS encoding response regulator, with product MRILLVEDDMQLARGLHQSLRSEGFTANHVTNAKSAMLTIKTNECDMLILDLGLPDMDGLTLLKNIRQMKVNIPVLVLTARDSIEDKIKGLDQGADDYLSKPFDVNELIARLRVIERRLGTATTSTITIGEVCLDCASHQLSVAGQVVELSRKEFMLLKVLLEQAGRIQSREQLESKLYEWGEEVASNAVEVHVHHLRKKLPEAFIKTIRGVGYSVKTSPRIES from the coding sequence ATGCGAATTTTGTTAGTCGAAGATGATATGCAATTAGCCAGAGGCCTGCACCAGTCACTTCGTTCCGAGGGGTTTACCGCCAATCATGTCACTAACGCTAAGTCAGCCATGTTGACCATAAAAACCAATGAATGTGACATGTTAATATTGGACTTAGGTTTGCCAGATATGGACGGTCTAACGCTGCTTAAAAACATCAGGCAAATGAAGGTCAATATCCCTGTTCTGGTACTCACAGCAAGAGACTCCATCGAGGACAAAATTAAAGGACTAGACCAAGGTGCAGATGATTATCTAAGTAAACCTTTTGATGTAAACGAACTTATTGCACGTTTACGAGTGATTGAGAGAAGGTTGGGTACCGCCACTACTTCTACTATTACTATTGGTGAGGTATGTCTAGACTGCGCTTCTCATCAGTTAAGTGTTGCTGGTCAGGTGGTTGAATTATCTCGCAAAGAATTTATGCTATTAAAGGTGCTGTTAGAACAAGCTGGTCGTATTCAATCCAGAGAACAACTTGAGTCTAAATTGTACGAGTGGGGTGAAGAGGTAGCGAGTAATGCAGTTGAGGTACATGTTCACCACCTCCGTAAAAAACTCCCCGAAGCCTTTATCAAAACAATCCGCGGTGTAGGTTACAGTGTTAAAACTAGCCCTCGTATAGAGTCATAA
- a CDS encoding FxsA family protein, producing the protein MFKLFLLFAILPIVEIAILINVGEQIGGWYTVAIVILTAFAGAHLVRQQGISTLMQAQQKMQAGTMPGQEMAEGLLLVIAGVLLVTPGFVTDGIGFLLSLPMTRPLIAKGLVKRLSIRMINPSFNGNFSQQQPHQQQPHSTDQSEDIIEGEFEHKNKSPVNPAIKDDLRKPD; encoded by the coding sequence TTGTTTAAACTATTTTTATTATTCGCAATTTTACCTATTGTCGAAATAGCCATATTGATCAACGTGGGTGAACAAATAGGTGGTTGGTACACCGTAGCTATCGTTATTTTAACCGCCTTTGCTGGTGCACATTTAGTTAGGCAACAAGGGATTAGCACCCTGATGCAAGCACAACAAAAAATGCAGGCTGGCACTATGCCTGGTCAAGAAATGGCTGAAGGTTTATTGTTAGTAATTGCAGGTGTGTTATTAGTCACCCCCGGTTTTGTCACTGATGGCATTGGTTTTTTATTGAGTTTACCGATGACTCGCCCGCTTATAGCCAAAGGGTTGGTGAAAAGATTATCCATCCGGATGATCAATCCCTCTTTTAATGGTAATTTTTCGCAACAGCAACCTCACCAGCAGCAACCTCATTCAACCGATCAATCTGAAGATATTATCGAAGGTGAGTTTGAACACAAAAATAAATCACCCGTCAACCCAGCTATTAAGGATGACTTAAGAAAGCCAGACTAA
- a CDS encoding protein-disulfide reductase DsbD, with translation MVTAQTSDPLSDLFADEPEFLQVDEAFQFDFAQQGDQLTLSWKIADGYYLYKKQFKTVVKQAELGMPVFPVAEQIEDEFYGLSDVFRNQLDITYPIVSSVQDGIVKIRYQGCADAGLCYPPTTREVYLNQVGNVSEAESNQLSKDSAIESNTQAPISEQFELASLLSSEQSLFITLLLFLGLGIGLAFTPCVFPMYPILSGIVIGQGKTISTSRAFTLSFVYVQGMAITYSLLGLIVASAGVQFQAGLQHPAILIALIVIFVLLAVVMFGAYELQLPSSWQEKLNAMSNKQTSGSYFGVLAMGAISGLVASPCTTAPLTGILLFIAQSGDLVLGFSALYVLSLGMGIPLILFGITGGKLLPKAGNWMNVVKVTFGFMMLAVAIMFVERLVSHVATDIAWTLLGLTTFTYFFVMNQNSPTNFYKGLRAFLIFIGLFFSAGYGYQTFNGFGHSDTQAQSNNTPVAHQEFLSVSSIESFNLALAEANANGQTVMLDLYADWCVACKEFEKYTFPDSQVVAALSDSVLMQIDLTDNTDNNIAFQEKFSVLGLPTILFFDTQGQEISTARVTGFMRAAPFAEHVNNLFAK, from the coding sequence GTGGTTACGGCGCAAACATCCGATCCTTTAAGTGATCTGTTTGCTGACGAACCAGAATTTTTACAAGTAGATGAAGCGTTTCAATTCGATTTCGCCCAGCAAGGCGATCAGCTCACCCTAAGCTGGAAAATAGCTGATGGTTATTATCTGTATAAAAAGCAGTTTAAAACAGTTGTTAAGCAAGCTGAGTTGGGTATGCCCGTTTTTCCAGTGGCCGAACAAATTGAAGATGAGTTTTATGGATTATCTGACGTATTTCGTAACCAACTAGATATAACTTACCCCATAGTATCCTCAGTGCAAGATGGCATAGTTAAAATTCGTTATCAGGGTTGTGCTGACGCTGGTTTGTGTTATCCACCTACTACTAGAGAAGTGTATCTGAATCAGGTCGGAAATGTTTCTGAAGCGGAGTCTAACCAATTATCAAAAGATTCAGCAATTGAATCAAATACTCAAGCACCCATTTCAGAGCAATTTGAGTTAGCCAGTCTGTTGTCTAGTGAACAGAGTTTATTTATCACCCTGCTGTTATTTTTAGGCTTAGGTATTGGTTTAGCATTTACACCTTGTGTATTTCCTATGTATCCAATTTTGTCTGGTATTGTGATTGGTCAAGGTAAAACTATTAGCACGTCCCGAGCGTTTACTTTGTCATTTGTATATGTACAAGGTATGGCTATCACTTACTCGTTGTTGGGATTGATTGTTGCTTCTGCAGGTGTGCAATTTCAGGCTGGTTTACAACATCCGGCTATTTTAATTGCGCTAATTGTCATATTTGTGTTGTTAGCAGTCGTGATGTTTGGTGCCTATGAGTTGCAATTGCCTTCTTCATGGCAAGAAAAGCTCAACGCCATGAGCAATAAACAAACCAGTGGAAGTTACTTTGGGGTGTTGGCGATGGGGGCGATTTCTGGTTTAGTGGCTTCTCCGTGCACCACTGCGCCGCTGACCGGGATTTTGTTATTTATCGCCCAAAGTGGTGATTTAGTGCTGGGGTTCAGTGCATTGTATGTATTGAGTTTAGGTATGGGTATTCCGTTGATTTTATTCGGCATTACGGGTGGTAAATTGTTACCCAAGGCAGGTAACTGGATGAACGTTGTTAAAGTCACGTTTGGTTTTATGATGCTGGCAGTTGCCATTATGTTTGTAGAACGTTTAGTTTCACATGTTGCTACCGACATCGCTTGGACATTGCTTGGCTTAACTACTTTCACATATTTCTTTGTGATGAATCAAAACAGCCCAACAAATTTTTATAAAGGCCTTCGTGCATTTTTGATCTTCATTGGCCTGTTTTTTTCAGCCGGTTATGGTTATCAAACATTCAATGGGTTCGGCCACAGCGATACTCAAGCTCAATCAAATAATACCCCTGTCGCGCATCAAGAATTTCTGAGCGTAAGCAGTATCGAAAGCTTCAATCTAGCACTAGCCGAGGCCAATGCTAATGGGCAAACAGTAATGTTAGACCTTTACGCAGATTGGTGTGTAGCGTGTAAAGAGTTTGAAAAATATACATTCCCCGATAGTCAGGTCGTGGCAGCGTTGAGCGATTCCGTTCTAATGCAGATTGATTTAACTGATAACACTGATAACAATATTGCATTCCAAGAGAAGTTTTCAGTGTTAGGTTTACCGACTATCTTATTTTTTGATACTCAAGGACAAGAGATAAGTACGGCTAGAGTGACAGGTTTTATGCGTGCCGCACCTTTTGCTGAGCATGTGAATAACCTTTTTGCTAAGTAA
- a CDS encoding M23 family metallopeptidase: protein MDDWACVEKIENNKQVGYWLYNKKPFVVTVTLEVDTNNLKTSATNQRQHIVNQVLQGYQRVKVLELQPINIRRKIWYDESFYWAPGNMLAKHQGDTVYQNPYAQGDYFPIVQGFGGGYSHSGPSRYAVDFAMPIGTAIHAARAGVVIDLIEHHTRGGASRKYAKYANYVVILHDDDTTGEYYHLRKNGVTVAQGVRVIAGQKIGYSGNTGFSSLPHLHFAVYQAMPFGKYQSLPFVFE from the coding sequence ATGGATGATTGGGCATGTGTAGAGAAAATAGAGAACAACAAGCAGGTCGGTTATTGGCTTTACAATAAAAAACCTTTTGTGGTGACTGTCACCTTAGAAGTGGACACCAATAACTTAAAAACGTCTGCCACAAACCAGCGCCAACATATTGTTAACCAAGTGCTTCAAGGGTATCAGCGAGTTAAAGTGCTTGAGTTGCAGCCCATCAACATTAGACGAAAAATTTGGTATGACGAATCTTTTTATTGGGCACCAGGCAATATGCTGGCGAAACATCAAGGGGATACTGTTTATCAAAACCCATATGCTCAAGGTGATTATTTCCCTATAGTACAAGGCTTTGGCGGTGGATATAGCCACAGTGGGCCATCAAGGTATGCGGTTGATTTTGCTATGCCTATTGGTACTGCTATACATGCAGCTAGGGCAGGGGTTGTGATTGACTTAATTGAGCATCATACACGGGGAGGTGCTAGTCGAAAATACGCTAAATATGCTAATTACGTAGTGATTTTGCATGATGATGACACCACAGGTGAGTATTACCATCTGAGAAAAAATGGCGTTACGGTTGCACAAGGTGTGCGCGTTATTGCAGGTCAAAAAATAGGTTACTCGGGTAATACGGGGTTCTCTTCTTTGCCGCACTTACACTTTGCGGTATATCAAGCAATGCCTTTTGGAAAGTATCAATCACTGCCTTTTGTGTTTGAATAA
- a CDS encoding EAL domain-containing protein codes for MKCARMFFAGYISVNLSAKHFDNQSSIDKIILLLEQNNIPVTAIRFEITESALMRDYDKALTYMTQIQQKGFLIALDDFGTGFSSLKYLKEFPINIIKVDKSFVDDIGKNQNNEAIILTTLSMAKQLKMS; via the coding sequence ATGAAATGCGCCAGAATGTTTTTTGCTGGGTATATATCAGTAAACCTGTCGGCTAAACATTTCGACAACCAATCTTCAATTGATAAGATTATTCTGCTTTTGGAGCAAAATAATATACCAGTTACAGCCATACGTTTTGAAATTACCGAAAGTGCCTTGATGCGCGATTACGATAAAGCACTGACGTACATGACCCAAATACAGCAGAAAGGCTTTTTAATTGCGTTAGATGATTTTGGTACTGGGTTTTCATCTCTGAAGTATCTTAAAGAATTCCCAATAAACATCATCAAGGTAGATAAAAGTTTTGTTGATGACATCGGAAAAAACCAAAATAATGAGGCCATTATCCTCACAACGCTAAGCATGGCTAAACAATTAAAAATGAGTTGA
- the upp gene encoding uracil phosphoribosyltransferase: MPVHEIHHPLIQHKIGLMREEGISSKDFRELASEVGNLLTYEATRELQTEVVETTDWNGKKINIQKIKGKKITVVPILRAGLGMLDGVLRLIPNAKISVVGLYRDEETLQPVAYFDKVVKDAAERTALIVDPMLATGGTLIATVDLLKQKGCKHIMGLFLVAAPEGLEAVQAAHPDVDIYTAAIDERLNEQGYILPGLGDAGDKIFGTR, translated from the coding sequence ATGCCCGTACACGAAATTCATCACCCTTTAATTCAACACAAAATAGGTTTAATGCGTGAAGAAGGGATTAGCAGTAAAGATTTTCGGGAGTTAGCGAGCGAGGTGGGTAACCTTTTAACTTATGAAGCCACTAGAGAGCTACAGACTGAGGTGGTTGAAACCACAGATTGGAATGGGAAAAAAATAAACATACAAAAAATAAAGGGCAAAAAAATAACAGTCGTTCCTATTTTACGTGCCGGTTTAGGTATGTTGGATGGTGTTTTAAGGCTAATCCCTAATGCTAAAATTAGTGTGGTAGGTTTGTATCGTGATGAAGAAACGCTACAACCTGTTGCCTATTTCGATAAAGTCGTAAAAGACGCCGCAGAACGCACCGCATTAATTGTAGATCCGATGTTAGCTACTGGTGGCACTCTTATTGCCACCGTAGATTTACTCAAGCAAAAAGGCTGTAAACATATTATGGGGCTATTTTTAGTCGCGGCTCCAGAGGGTTTAGAGGCAGTTCAAGCTGCACATCCTGATGTCGACATTTATACCGCAGCAATCGATGAAAGACTGAATGAACAGGGTTACATATTGCCAGGGCTTGGGGATGCTGGTGATAAAATTTTTGGTACCCGATAA
- a CDS encoding acyl carrier protein phosphodiesterase, with protein MNYIAHIHIGSHTQTNLLGNFLGDFVKGSHLQHLPFEIEQGIRLHRSIDVFTDSHPLIIELRQCFPSNIRRMAGVIIDIYFDYLLMQSWKRYSDTHFNIVFANFYQQLEQFSLPDNAHFNKQAERLKTQQWLNQYVNVESCFRAFTSIEHRLRNKVMFADQAQSFLLLNGDKLESSFQQFYPECLDHGQRFVQDYSLNNNREK; from the coding sequence TTGAATTATATCGCCCATATCCACATAGGCTCACATACTCAAACCAACTTGCTGGGCAATTTTCTTGGAGACTTTGTTAAAGGCAGTCACCTGCAGCACTTACCTTTTGAGATTGAACAAGGTATCCGTTTGCATCGTAGTATTGACGTGTTCACTGATTCACACCCTCTAATAATTGAATTAAGACAATGTTTTCCCAGTAATATTCGAAGGATGGCTGGGGTAATTATCGATATCTATTTTGATTACCTACTGATGCAATCTTGGAAACGTTACTCTGACACCCACTTCAATATTGTCTTTGCTAATTTTTATCAACAACTTGAACAATTTTCATTACCTGATAATGCGCATTTTAATAAACAGGCCGAGCGCTTGAAAACCCAACAATGGTTAAATCAATATGTCAATGTCGAAAGCTGTTTTAGAGCATTCACTAGTATTGAACATCGATTGAGAAATAAAGTTATGTTTGCCGACCAAGCCCAGTCTTTTTTACTTCTAAATGGGGATAAGCTTGAGTCTAGCTTTCAACAGTTCTATCCTGAGTGTCTTGACCACGGACAGAGATTTGTCCAAGACTACAGTCTCAACAATAACCGCGAGAAATAA
- the aroQ gene encoding type II 3-dehydroquinate dehydratase encodes MKVLVINGPNLNMLGKREPATYGSQNLQQIVSRLSTYADSIGLSLTHVQSNAEHELIDTIHKAFEKIDFIVINPGAFTHTSIALRDALLSVSIPFIEVHLSNVHAREVFRQHSYLSNIAQGVICGLGAQGYEFALAAAKQYLTK; translated from the coding sequence GTGAAAGTATTAGTTATCAATGGCCCAAATTTAAACATGTTAGGCAAGCGCGAGCCTGCAACATATGGCTCACAAAATCTACAACAAATTGTCAGTAGGTTAAGTACTTATGCTGACTCAATAGGTTTGAGTTTAACTCACGTGCAGTCAAATGCTGAACACGAGTTAATTGATACTATTCATAAAGCTTTTGAAAAAATAGACTTTATTGTCATTAACCCAGGTGCATTTACGCATACCAGTATTGCATTGAGAGACGCACTTTTGAGTGTGTCTATCCCTTTTATCGAAGTGCATTTATCGAATGTTCACGCTAGAGAGGTGTTCAGACAGCATTCTTACTTATCCAACATTGCCCAAGGGGTGATTTGTGGGTTAGGTGCACAAGGTTATGAATTCGCCTTAGCGGCGGCAAAACAATATTTAACTAAATAA
- the accB gene encoding acetyl-CoA carboxylase biotin carboxyl carrier protein produces the protein MDIRKIKKLIELVEESGISELEITEGEESVRIHRGATEAQIAPQPQFVQQPQFVQQPQFVQQPQLAPAAAPAPETAPAISGHIMCSPMVGTFYRSSSPGVKSFAEVGQKVNVGDTLCIIEAMKMMNQIESDKSGVVKQILVENQDPVEFDQPMFVIE, from the coding sequence ATGGACATACGTAAAATTAAAAAGTTGATAGAGCTAGTGGAAGAGTCTGGCATATCTGAACTAGAAATTACTGAAGGTGAAGAGTCGGTGCGCATCCACCGTGGTGCCACGGAAGCTCAAATTGCACCACAACCACAATTTGTACAACAACCACAATTTGTACAACAGCCACAATTTGTACAACAGCCACAATTAGCACCTGCTGCGGCTCCCGCTCCTGAAACTGCGCCAGCGATAAGTGGTCACATTATGTGTTCGCCTATGGTGGGTACTTTTTATCGTTCGTCATCTCCAGGGGTTAAATCGTTTGCAGAAGTCGGTCAAAAAGTCAATGTTGGCGACACTCTATGTATTATTGAAGCGATGAAAATGATGAATCAGATCGAGTCGGATAAATCTGGTGTAGTCAAACAAATTTTAGTTGAAAACCAAGATCCTGTAGAATTCGACCAACCAATGTTTGTGATTGAATAA
- the accC gene encoding acetyl-CoA carboxylase biotin carboxylase subunit: MLKKVLIANRGEIALRILRACKELGIKTVAVHSTADESLKHVLLADETICIGKASATESYLNIPRIIAAAEITDADAIHPGYGFLAENADFAEAVEKSGFTFIGPTAETINLMGDKVSAIRSMKSAGVPCVPGSDGPLDENEARNKELAKVIGYPIIIKAAGGGGGRGMRVVRSEEELITSIAMTKSEAGAAFNNDVVYMEKFLENPRHVEIQILADGQGNAVHLGERDCSMQRRHQKVVEEAPAPGITPEMRAAIGARCCQACIDINYRGAGTFEFLFENNEFYFIEMNTRIQVEHPVSEMITGVDLIKEQLRVAAGQKLSMTQDQIQVKGHAIECRINAEDSKTFIPSPGKITKFHSPGGLGVRWDSHIYTDYVVPPYYDSMIGKLITYGETREVAIARMRHALDELVIGGIKTNVDLQKSIMADEAFAAGGANIHYLEKNSVWAAISWIANNL, from the coding sequence ATGTTAAAAAAAGTCCTTATTGCAAATCGCGGTGAGATCGCCCTGCGAATTTTGCGTGCCTGTAAAGAGTTAGGCATTAAGACTGTGGCAGTGCATTCGACTGCCGACGAGTCACTCAAACATGTATTGTTAGCTGACGAAACAATCTGTATTGGTAAAGCATCTGCCACAGAGAGTTATCTGAATATCCCTCGTATTATCGCCGCAGCTGAAATAACCGATGCAGATGCTATTCATCCGGGTTACGGATTTTTAGCCGAGAACGCTGACTTTGCCGAAGCCGTTGAAAAAAGTGGTTTCACCTTTATTGGCCCGACTGCCGAAACCATTAACTTAATGGGTGATAAAGTTTCAGCTATTAGATCGATGAAAAGTGCTGGCGTACCTTGTGTTCCTGGTTCTGATGGACCTTTGGACGAAAACGAAGCCCGTAACAAAGAGCTTGCCAAAGTTATCGGCTACCCCATTATTATTAAAGCAGCAGGCGGCGGTGGTGGTCGTGGTATGCGTGTGGTACGCAGTGAAGAAGAACTGATTACATCCATTGCCATGACCAAAAGTGAAGCTGGCGCAGCATTTAATAATGATGTTGTGTACATGGAAAAATTCCTCGAAAATCCACGTCATGTCGAAATTCAAATATTGGCTGATGGTCAAGGTAATGCGGTTCACCTAGGTGAACGTGATTGTTCTATGCAACGTCGTCATCAAAAAGTGGTGGAAGAGGCTCCTGCACCGGGTATTACCCCAGAAATGCGCGCGGCAATTGGTGCAAGATGTTGCCAAGCCTGTATTGATATTAACTATCGTGGCGCAGGTACTTTTGAGTTCTTGTTTGAAAATAATGAGTTTTACTTTATCGAAATGAATACTCGTATTCAGGTTGAACACCCAGTGTCGGAAATGATCACCGGTGTTGATTTAATTAAAGAGCAACTGAGAGTAGCTGCAGGTCAAAAGTTGTCAATGACTCAAGACCAGATACAAGTGAAAGGTCATGCGATTGAATGTCGTATCAATGCAGAAGACTCAAAAACTTTTATTCCAAGCCCAGGTAAAATCACCAAGTTTCATTCACCGGGCGGTTTGGGTGTGAGATGGGATTCACATATCTACACCGATTATGTAGTGCCCCCATATTATGACTCAATGATTGGTAAATTGATTACTTACGGTGAGACCAGAGAAGTGGCTATCGCCCGAATGCGTCATGCATTAGACGAACTGGTCATCGGTGGGATTAAAACCAATGTTGATTTACAGAAAAGCATTATGGCTGATGAGGCCTTTGCAGCGGGTGGAGCCAATATTCACTACCTAGAAAAAAACTCGGTATGGGCGGCCATTAGTTGGATCGCTAATAACCTATAA
- the prmA gene encoding 50S ribosomal protein L11 methyltransferase: MPWIQLKINSQAEYAEQIGEMLSANGAQAVTFVDAKDTPMYEPKPGEVMLWPDTQIVGLYDAQYDMSQVISQLSKSKLLGKNFNHKLDQLEDKDWEREWMVNFHPMQFGKRLWICPSWRDVPDPNAVNVMLDPGLAFGTGTHATTSLCLRWLDSLELSEATVVDFGCGSGILGIAALKLGAKRVVGIDIDPQALLASQDNANRNDIGEKIELYLPEHQPELKADVVLANILAAPLRELRTVITGYCKPGGKLVLSGILDNQAQEINDLYSQDFVMEPIEIDGEWARVSGVKK; the protein is encoded by the coding sequence ATGCCCTGGATCCAATTAAAAATAAACAGCCAAGCTGAATACGCTGAACAAATAGGCGAAATGTTATCGGCTAATGGCGCACAAGCTGTGACCTTTGTAGACGCTAAAGACACACCAATGTATGAACCTAAACCCGGGGAAGTTATGCTCTGGCCAGACACCCAAATAGTGGGTTTGTATGACGCACAATACGATATGTCGCAAGTCATTAGCCAACTAAGCAAGTCCAAGCTGTTAGGTAAAAACTTCAACCATAAATTAGACCAATTAGAAGATAAAGACTGGGAAAGAGAATGGATGGTGAATTTTCATCCTATGCAATTTGGCAAACGTTTATGGATTTGCCCCAGCTGGCGTGATGTACCTGATCCAAACGCAGTGAATGTGATGCTCGACCCAGGATTAGCCTTTGGTACTGGTACACATGCCACTACTAGTTTGTGTCTGCGATGGTTAGATAGCCTAGAGTTGTCTGAGGCAACCGTGGTTGATTTTGGTTGTGGTTCAGGAATCTTGGGTATAGCTGCACTAAAATTAGGTGCTAAGCGCGTTGTAGGCATTGATATTGATCCTCAGGCCCTATTAGCCAGCCAAGACAATGCCAATCGTAATGATATTGGCGAAAAAATTGAATTATATCTGCCTGAACATCAACCAGAGCTAAAAGCAGATGTGGTGTTAGCCAATATCCTTGCCGCACCATTACGTGAATTAAGAACCGTAATTACCGGTTATTGTAAGCCAGGTGGTAAATTAGTGCTTTCCGGAATTTTAGATAACCAAGCTCAAGAAATTAATGACTTATACAGCCAAGATTTTGTTATGGAGCCGATTGAAATAGATGGTGAGTGGGCAAGGGTATCTGGAGTTAAAAAATAA